From one Malus sylvestris chromosome 1, drMalSylv7.2, whole genome shotgun sequence genomic stretch:
- the LOC126590285 gene encoding uncharacterized protein LOC126590285 yields the protein MSKPSSGIIQGLLRFHRNQISKPSSPSPPPFSTARRSYHSTNGPPPQFPSHPKPVPGGGGGSYSGPGLGYGLGMRFFSVKPSNFSKIDAKKVFDKPLSAVSSAFSRYQGAIGLQIEAFWKRNNLVLLGIGAVLVCALLWRLMFGIASTFIGLSEGMAKYGFLALSTAIVAFAGLHIRSRFTINPDKVYRIAMRKLNTSAGILEVMGAPLSGSDLRAYVMSGGGVTLKKFKPTFRSKRCFLIFPVRGSERKGLVSVEVKKKKGQYDMKLLAVDIPMASGPDQRLYLIGDEEEYKVGGGLISELRDPVVKAMAASKEFDNLDQIEEEEDAEKELQEAERKHREEIEKLEKTPSQ from the exons CCGTTCTCCACCGCCAGGAGGAGCTACCACTCCACCAATGGGCCTCCTCCCCAATTCCCCTCTCACCCAAAACCAGTCCCCGGCGGCGGTGGCGGAAGCTACTCCGGGCCGGGACTCGGTTACGGCCTGGGCATGAGGTTCTTCTCCGTCAAGCCGTCGAATTTCAGCAAAATCGATGCAAAGAAGGTGTTCGATAAGCCGCTTTCCGCGGTGTCATCGGCTTTCTCGCGGTATCAGGGGGCCATTGGGTTGCAGATTGAGGCGTTCTGGAAGAGGAACAATCTGGTGCTGTTGGGAATCGGCGCAGTGTTGGTGTGTGCTCTGCTGTGGCGGCTCATGTTTGGGATTGCTAGCACCTTCATTGGACTCTCTGAAGGCATGGCCAAGTATGGCTTCCTCGCCCTTTCTACCGCCATTGTCGCATTCGCT GGCCTTCATATCCGCTCGAGATTCACAATCAATCCTGATAAAGTTTATAGAATCGCCATGAGGAAGCTTAATACTTCTGCTGGGATTCTCGAGGTTATGGGTGCTCCTCTCTCAGGATCAGATCTAAGAGCCTATGTAATGTCCGGAGGTGGGGTTACATTGAAGAAGTTCAAGCCAACTTTTAGGAGCAAGCGGTGTTTCCTCATTTTCCCTGTGCGAGGTTCTGAGAGGAAGGGTCTGGTTAGTGTTGaagtaaagaagaaaaaaggccAG TATGATATGAAGCTACTGGCAGTTGACATTCCCATGGCATCAGGACCTGACCAACGTTTGTACCTGATTGGCGATGAAGAAGAGTACAAAGTTGGTGGTGGACTCATCTCTGAGCTTAGAGATCCGGTTGTGAAAGCAATGGCTGCATCCAAGGAATTCGATAATCTTGACCAGATTGAAGAAGAGGAGGATGCTGAAAAAGAACTTCAGGAGGCCGAAAGAAAGCACCGTGAAGAAATTGAAAAGCTTGAAAAGACCCCGTCACAGTGA